The following proteins come from a genomic window of Salvia hispanica cultivar TCC Black 2014 chromosome 4, UniMelb_Shisp_WGS_1.0, whole genome shotgun sequence:
- the LOC125222260 gene encoding cysteine-tryptophan domain-containing zinc finger protein 3-like isoform X4: protein MMQTLILMLLSLTLERRFRAYWDICRKISKAVYLQKIWQKSPPRVQNSHLPRSPNACAEGPIPKSVTPSTRRDDVSSPSVRSSRQKATLPSSEVSETFPGKAELPSSKLANPLDQRTLKVRIKVGPERAARYNAQILSLGLTSPSSSEGNSQDESDELLSETQRPAESPAYILETMTSFPMSDGLLLSPLCEDLLNLTTERECKLEGEYKAAPKNSAISIKILNNDAPGGKKAKAFDNKLKDNAEDLDGCEKKTLPDGVKNSDNNILINKRRVSKNKEKGQAVSGDSLKDVSFEHTSNQRDGKYEQLEPRCTSLEKIEEHRATIPHKDVSVDHGKSRGKGSYQSFKTYSEGERVENVMDDSTLRTGLYESDPHPVGSLSVEGGKKSKVSQSSGNKALKSDSFRDGDRLIPKKKSSGRKDAQLGQKDEVQTSVDHMENPKHLSGRASVDYLKAKPALADKSKERLSNKKHIDVGPSDSRMVEPSSAAVPSKEGTLGGFEQTVVNPVVIKEEWVLCDRCETWRLLPYGMDPEQLPEKWLCSMQTWLPEHNRCGITEDETTAALRALYKIPVPQNQHNSQAHADGSVVGAATTIAHGFNQDRQNFASDPVRMKKLHKRQTAVGTSYPLHSKNQMQMPLSDLEHDGMKDVKPPLARGNFTDQTDMQHPSKSASGLARLNKRKGEHLPEADSNLRKKIKQESGEYLEGKEQIKRIKSKDVPTFDNDLLDNGHNAKLGLLTNATVKSGKKKSIKKEVISAGPGNIQINVKHEKAMRDLQHNGPLGVETCNTGQVTAKKIKLKDNVHSQERKVLVNENSKDGDVHRDKKLRVCHNEDDGFRGSQSGDLLKIRSVELGDKEYLTDTSIKKNGQQVKKPIAKMRLTIEDIDELRKDLGCEQLSMAATSSSSKISDSRKKRLSYAEVKGSPEESVSSSPMRMLYPNQASPMMTETSGKVDFRFRSAGAVSSVKKQEMDRSSEFDTVRRRKSGLTNDNGSKISDSKTKLNKETPIDDNHPAPKHEALSNMRHPLSNDLSLKSVKKSTVVGKNNVRKLKASRSEKQSIQREGDKNDLVLDNPCSSGVVQQSHKHDPPRRIEQSSCEKEPWSGKVRIDLRQGDKQGTVRPSKLASGPVGPLKGSPLDSRPHDNSVTSDTSKSRKGTTNENTVNKEAEQQSLHLDASLRNKNVSGAVASTALKEAGDILKEAEGLRSHADLIKTSGFTSESNYEYFKAALKFLHGASLLEACDAEPIKQMEMSPMQTYGVAAQLCKTCASEYEKGHELAFAALAYKCMEVAYLKVVYCKSSSASRFCQDLQSSLQMIPQDEFHLLGLAQSLSGESPSSSASDVDNLNNLAMADKAALSKGSGPHAANHVIVPQNRPNFVRLLDFTKDVNSAMEAAKKSQDVFAAAHIILKKSQNRDAIASIKRVVDFSFQDVQELVRLVRLAFNSNHQGLRGD from the exons ATGATGCAAACATTGATCCTGATGTTGCTCTCTCTTACATT GGAGAGAAGGTTCAGAGCATATTGGGACATCTGCAGAAAGATTTCGAAGGCGGTGTATCTGCAGAAAATTTGG CAAAAATCTCCACCAAGAGTTCAAAATTCTCACTTGCCTAGATCACCTAATGCCTGTGCAGAG GGACCCATCCCTAAATCAGTCACACCTTCAACTCGGAGGGATGATGTATCTTCCCCCAGTGTGCGCTCAAGCAGACAAAAGGCAACGTTGCCTTCTAGTGAAGTTTCTGAAACATTCCCAGGAAAAGCTGAACTTCCTTCTAGTAAGTTAGCCAATCCGCTAGATCAAAGAACGCTGAAAGTTCGCATCAAGGTGGGACCTGAACGGGCGGCTCGATATAATGCTCAAATACTCAGTCTAGGGCTCACGTCTCCATCTTCCTCGGAGGGTAATAGTCAAGATGAAAGTGATGAGTTGCTGTCCGAAACGCAAAGACCTGCTGAATCTCCAGCCTACATACTCGAG ACGATGACTTCTTTTCCAATGTCTGATGGGTTACTTCTTTCACCTCTGTGTGAAGATTTGCTAAACTTAACGACAGAAAGAGAGTGTAAGTTAGAAGGTGAGTATAAAGCTGCTCCCAAGAATTCTGCAATATCGATTAAGATATTGAATAACGATGCTCCAGGGGGGAAGAAGGCAAAGGCTTTTGACAACAAATTGAAAGATAATGCAGAGGATCTTGAtggttgtgaaaagaaaacTTTGCCTGATGGAGTTAAAAATTCAGATAACAATATCCTAATTAATAAGAGGAGGGTAAGTAAGAataaggaaaaaggacaaGCTGTTTCTGGTGATTCACTTAAGGATGTGTCCTTTGAACACACTTCTAACCAGAGGGATGGCAAGTATGAGCAACTAGAACCGCGATGCACTTCTTTAGAGAAAATCGAGGAACATAGGGCTACGATTCCTCATAAGGATGTTTCAGTTGATCATGGCAAGAGCAGAGGTAAAGGAAGTTATCAATCATTCAAAACTTATTCTGAAGGAGAAAGGGTTGAAAATGTCATGGACGACTCGACTTTGAGAACTGGTCTATATGAGTCTGATCCTCATCCAGTGGGGAGCTTATCAGTTGAAGGTGGGAAAAAGTCAAaagtaagtcaaagtagtggaAATAAAGCTTTGAAATCGGATAGTTTCAGGGATGGCGATCGTCTCATACCCAAAAAGAAATCCAGTGGAAGGAAGGATGCCCAGCTCGGCCAAAAAGATGAGGTTCAGACAAGTGTAGATCATATGGAGAACCCAAAACATTTATCAGGCAGGGCCTCTGTTGATTATTTGAAAGCGAAACCTGCACTTGCTGATAAATCAAAGGAGAGGTTAAGTAATAAGAAACATATAGACGTTGGGCCGTCTGATAGTCGTATGGTAGAGCCTTCATCTGCAGCAGTACCTTCTAAGGAAGGAACCTTAGGTGGGTTCGAGCAGACAGTGGTAAATCCCGTGGTTATAAAAGAAGAGTGGGTTTTATGTGACCGCTGTGAGACGTGGCGTCTCCTACCATATGGCATGGATCCGGAGCAACTTCCTGAGAAGTGGTTATGCAGCATGCAAACCTGGCT TCCAGAACATAATCGTTGTGGCATTACTGAAGATGAAACTACAGCAGCTCTTCGCGCACTGTATAAAATTCCTGTCCCTCAAAATCAACATAATTCCCAAGCTCACGCAGATGGATCTGTAGTCGGTGCAGCTACAACTATTGCGCACGGTTTCAATCAGGACCGTCAGAACTTTGCGTCTGATCCAGTGAGGATGAAGAAACTGCACAAAAGACAGACTGCAGTCGGCACGAGTTATCCACTCCATTCTAAAAATCAAATGCAAATGCCACTGTCGGATTTGGAACACGATGGCATGAAGGATGTGAAGCCGCCTCTTGCCAGAGGAAATTTCACAGACCAAACGGATATGCAGCACCCGAGTAAATCAGCATCTGGTTTAGCCAGACTAAATAAACGAAAAGGAGAGCATCTGCCAGAAG CTGATTCAAATCTGAGGAAGAAAATCAAGCAGGAGTCGGGTGAGTATTTAGAGGGGAAGGAGCAAATAAAAAGGATTAAGTCTAAAGATGTGCCTACGTTCGACAATGATCTTCTTGATAATGGGCACAATGCGAAACTAGGTTTGCTGACTAATGCAACTGTGAAGAGCGGGAAGAAAAagagtattaaaaaagaagtgaTCTCTGCTGGACCGGGCAATATCCAAATTAACGTGAAGCATGAAAAAGCTATGCGTGATTTACAACATAATGGGCCGCTGGGTGTGGAGACGTGTAACACTGGACAGGTAACAgctaaaaagataaaattgaagGATAATGTGCACAGCCAAGAAAGAAAAGTTTTGGTCAACGAGAACAGTAAGGATGGTGATGTTCATAGAGACAAGAAACTGCGTGTATGTCATAATGAAGATGATGGGTTCAGAGGAAGTCAGAGTGGTGATCTTTTGAAAATAAGAAGTGTGGAATTGGGGGATAAAGAATATCTAACAGATACGAGCATCAAGAAGAATGGACAGCAGGTGAAGAAACCTATAGCAAAGATGCGTCTCACTATTGAAGATATAGATGAACTGAGAAAGGATTTAGGGTGTGAACAGCTGTCGATGGCTGCCACTTCAAGCTCTTCCAAGATTTCCGATTCCCGCAAAAAAAGGCTTAGCTATGCTGAGGTGAAAGGCTCGCCAGAGGAGTCGGTTTCTTCGTCTCCCATGAGGATGCTCTATCCAAACCAGGCGTCACCAATGATGACTGAAACTTCAGGGAAAGTCGATTTTAGGTTCAGGAGTGCTGGTGCAGTAAGCAGTGTGAAGAAACAGGAGATGGACAGGAGTTCTGAATTTGACACAGTTAGGAGGAGAAAATCTGGTCTAACCAATGACAATGGCTCGAAAATTTCAGATTCGAAGACCAAACTGAACAAAGAGACACCCATTGACGACAACCATCCTGCACCCAAACATGAAGCATTGAGTAACATGAGACATCCTCTCTCCAATGATCTCAGCCTCAAGTCtgttaaaaaaagtactgTTGTTGGTAAGAACAATGTCAGAAAATTGAAGGCCAGCAGAAGTGAGAAGCAATCTATACAGAGAGAAGGTGACAAGAATGATTTAGTATTGGATAATCCCTGCAGCAGCGGTGTTGTGCAGCAGAGCCATAAACATGATCCTCCAAGAAGAATAGAGCAAAGTTCCTGCGAGAAAGAACCGTGGAGCGGAAAGGTTCGCATTGATTTGCGTCAGGGAGACAAACAAGGCACAGTTCGTCCTAGCAAACTTGCATCAGGACCCGTGGGTCCCTTGAAAGGAAGTCCTTTGGACTCAAGACCCCATGATAATTCTGTAACTAGTGATACATCAAAGTCTCGAAAAGGCACTACTAACGAAAACACCGTTAATAAAGAAGCAGAGCAACAATCTTTGCATCTTGATGCAAGCCTTCGGAACAAGAATGTCTCTGGTGCTGTTGCATCTACTGCTTTGAAAGAAGCTGGAGACATCCTAAAAGAAGCAGAAGGACTTAGAAGTCATGCTGATCTAATTAAG ACCTCTGGCTTTACTTCTGAAAGTAATTATGAATACTTTAAAGCTGCCCTAAAGTTTCTTCATGGAGCTTCGCTTCTAGAAGCCTGCGATGCAGAGCCTATTAAACAGATGGAGATGAGTCCGATGCAAACGTATGGTGTTGCTGCCCAACTTTGCAA AACATGTGCAAGTGAATATGAAAAAGGCCATGAATTGGCCTTCGCTGCTTTGGCGTATAAATGCATGGAGGTGGCTTACCTGAAGGTAGTTTATTGCAAAAGCTCATCAGCTAGCAGATTTTGCCAAGATTTGCAATCGAGTCTGCAAATGATTCCTCAAG ATGAATTCCATCTATTAGGACTTGCTCAGTCACTTTCAG GTGAATCTCCGTCATCTTCTGCTTCTGATGTTGATAACTTAAATAATTTAGCAATGGCGGACAAGGCTGCATTGTCTAAAGGCAGTGGTCCTCATGCTGCAAATCATGTCATAGTGCCTCAAAACCGCCCCAACTTTGTCCGGCTGCTTGATTTT ACGAAAGATGTCAACTCTGCAATGGAAGCTGCCAAGAAATCGCAGGACGTGTTTGCAGCTGCCCACATCATACTAAAAAAATCCCAGAACAGAGATGCGATTGCTTCGATCAAGAGAGTTGTCGACTTCAGTTTTCAAGATGTACAGGAGCTCGTGCGTTTGGTAAGGCTCGCGTTTAACTCCAACCACCAAGGTCTTCGTGGCGATTGA
- the LOC125222260 gene encoding cysteine-tryptophan domain-containing zinc finger protein 7-like isoform X2, whose protein sequence is MVQEPELEEGETCYYSDDANIDPDVALSYIGEKVQSILGHLQKDFEGGVSAENLGSKFGGYGSFLPTYQRSPSIWSQQKSPPRVQNSHLPRSPNACAEGPIPKSVTPSTRRDDVSSPSVRSSRQKATLPSSEVSETFPGKAELPSSKLANPLDQRTLKVRIKVGPERAARYNAQILSLGLTSPSSSEGNSQDESDELLSETQRPAESPAYILETMTSFPMSDGLLLSPLCEDLLNLTTERECKLEGEYKAAPKNSAISIKILNNDAPGGKKAKAFDNKLKDNAEDLDGCEKKTLPDGVKNSDNNILINKRRVSKNKEKGQAVSGDSLKDVSFEHTSNQRDGKYEQLEPRCTSLEKIEEHRATIPHKDVSVDHGKSRGKGSYQSFKTYSEGERVENVMDDSTLRTGLYESDPHPVGSLSVEGGKKSKVSQSSGNKALKSDSFRDGDRLIPKKKSSGRKDAQLGQKDEVQTSVDHMENPKHLSGRASVDYLKAKPALADKSKERLSNKKHIDVGPSDSRMVEPSSAAVPSKEGTLGGFEQTVVNPVVIKEEWVLCDRCETWRLLPYGMDPEQLPEKWLCSMQTWLPEHNRCGITEDETTAALRALYKIPVPQNQHNSQAHADGSVVGAATTIAHGFNQDRQNFASDPVRMKKLHKRQTAVGTSYPLHSKNQMQMPLSDLEHDGMKDVKPPLARGNFTDQTDMQHPSKSASGLARLNKRKGEHLPEADSNLRKKIKQESGEYLEGKEQIKRIKSKDVPTFDNDLLDNGHNAKLGLLTNATVKSGKKKSIKKEVISAGPGNIQINVKHEKAMRDLQHNGPLGVETCNTGQVTAKKIKLKDNVHSQERKVLVNENSKDGDVHRDKKLRVCHNEDDGFRGSQSGDLLKIRSVELGDKEYLTDTSIKKNGQQVKKPIAKMRLTIEDIDELRKDLGCEQLSMAATSSSSKISDSRKKRLSYAEVKGSPEESVSSSPMRMLYPNQASPMMTETSGKVDFRFRSAGAVSSVKKQEMDRSSEFDTVRRRKSGLTNDNGSKISDSKTKLNKETPIDDNHPAPKHEALSNMRHPLSNDLSLKSVKKSTVVGKNNVRKLKASRSEKQSIQREGDKNDLVLDNPCSSGVVQQSHKHDPPRRIEQSSCEKEPWSGKVRIDLRQGDKQGTVRPSKLASGPVGPLKGSPLDSRPHDNSVTSDTSKSRKGTTNENTVNKEAEQQSLHLDASLRNKNVSGAVASTALKEAGDILKEAEGLRSHADLIKTSGFTSESNYEYFKAALKFLHGASLLEACDAEPIKQMEMSPMQTYGVAAQLCKTCASEYEKGHELAFAALAYKCMEVAYLKVVYCKSSSASRFCQDLQSSLQMIPQGESPSSSASDVDNLNNLAMADKAALSKGSGPHAANHVIVPQNRPNFVRLLDFTKDVNSAMEAAKKSQDVFAAAHIILKKSQNRDAIASIKRVVDFSFQDVQELVRLVRLAFNSNHQGLRGD, encoded by the exons ATGGTTCAGGAGCCTGAGCTTGAAGAAGGAGAGACTTGCTATTACAGTGATGATGCAAACATTGATCCTGATGTTGCTCTCTCTTACATT GGAGAGAAGGTTCAGAGCATATTGGGACATCTGCAGAAAGATTTCGAAGGCGGTGTATCTGCAGAAAATTTGG GGTCAAAATTTGGTGGCTATGGCTCGTTTTTACCCACTTATCAACGCTCTCCTTCAATTTGGTCGCAGCAAAAATCTCCACCAAGAGTTCAAAATTCTCACTTGCCTAGATCACCTAATGCCTGTGCAGAG GGACCCATCCCTAAATCAGTCACACCTTCAACTCGGAGGGATGATGTATCTTCCCCCAGTGTGCGCTCAAGCAGACAAAAGGCAACGTTGCCTTCTAGTGAAGTTTCTGAAACATTCCCAGGAAAAGCTGAACTTCCTTCTAGTAAGTTAGCCAATCCGCTAGATCAAAGAACGCTGAAAGTTCGCATCAAGGTGGGACCTGAACGGGCGGCTCGATATAATGCTCAAATACTCAGTCTAGGGCTCACGTCTCCATCTTCCTCGGAGGGTAATAGTCAAGATGAAAGTGATGAGTTGCTGTCCGAAACGCAAAGACCTGCTGAATCTCCAGCCTACATACTCGAG ACGATGACTTCTTTTCCAATGTCTGATGGGTTACTTCTTTCACCTCTGTGTGAAGATTTGCTAAACTTAACGACAGAAAGAGAGTGTAAGTTAGAAGGTGAGTATAAAGCTGCTCCCAAGAATTCTGCAATATCGATTAAGATATTGAATAACGATGCTCCAGGGGGGAAGAAGGCAAAGGCTTTTGACAACAAATTGAAAGATAATGCAGAGGATCTTGAtggttgtgaaaagaaaacTTTGCCTGATGGAGTTAAAAATTCAGATAACAATATCCTAATTAATAAGAGGAGGGTAAGTAAGAataaggaaaaaggacaaGCTGTTTCTGGTGATTCACTTAAGGATGTGTCCTTTGAACACACTTCTAACCAGAGGGATGGCAAGTATGAGCAACTAGAACCGCGATGCACTTCTTTAGAGAAAATCGAGGAACATAGGGCTACGATTCCTCATAAGGATGTTTCAGTTGATCATGGCAAGAGCAGAGGTAAAGGAAGTTATCAATCATTCAAAACTTATTCTGAAGGAGAAAGGGTTGAAAATGTCATGGACGACTCGACTTTGAGAACTGGTCTATATGAGTCTGATCCTCATCCAGTGGGGAGCTTATCAGTTGAAGGTGGGAAAAAGTCAAaagtaagtcaaagtagtggaAATAAAGCTTTGAAATCGGATAGTTTCAGGGATGGCGATCGTCTCATACCCAAAAAGAAATCCAGTGGAAGGAAGGATGCCCAGCTCGGCCAAAAAGATGAGGTTCAGACAAGTGTAGATCATATGGAGAACCCAAAACATTTATCAGGCAGGGCCTCTGTTGATTATTTGAAAGCGAAACCTGCACTTGCTGATAAATCAAAGGAGAGGTTAAGTAATAAGAAACATATAGACGTTGGGCCGTCTGATAGTCGTATGGTAGAGCCTTCATCTGCAGCAGTACCTTCTAAGGAAGGAACCTTAGGTGGGTTCGAGCAGACAGTGGTAAATCCCGTGGTTATAAAAGAAGAGTGGGTTTTATGTGACCGCTGTGAGACGTGGCGTCTCCTACCATATGGCATGGATCCGGAGCAACTTCCTGAGAAGTGGTTATGCAGCATGCAAACCTGGCT TCCAGAACATAATCGTTGTGGCATTACTGAAGATGAAACTACAGCAGCTCTTCGCGCACTGTATAAAATTCCTGTCCCTCAAAATCAACATAATTCCCAAGCTCACGCAGATGGATCTGTAGTCGGTGCAGCTACAACTATTGCGCACGGTTTCAATCAGGACCGTCAGAACTTTGCGTCTGATCCAGTGAGGATGAAGAAACTGCACAAAAGACAGACTGCAGTCGGCACGAGTTATCCACTCCATTCTAAAAATCAAATGCAAATGCCACTGTCGGATTTGGAACACGATGGCATGAAGGATGTGAAGCCGCCTCTTGCCAGAGGAAATTTCACAGACCAAACGGATATGCAGCACCCGAGTAAATCAGCATCTGGTTTAGCCAGACTAAATAAACGAAAAGGAGAGCATCTGCCAGAAG CTGATTCAAATCTGAGGAAGAAAATCAAGCAGGAGTCGGGTGAGTATTTAGAGGGGAAGGAGCAAATAAAAAGGATTAAGTCTAAAGATGTGCCTACGTTCGACAATGATCTTCTTGATAATGGGCACAATGCGAAACTAGGTTTGCTGACTAATGCAACTGTGAAGAGCGGGAAGAAAAagagtattaaaaaagaagtgaTCTCTGCTGGACCGGGCAATATCCAAATTAACGTGAAGCATGAAAAAGCTATGCGTGATTTACAACATAATGGGCCGCTGGGTGTGGAGACGTGTAACACTGGACAGGTAACAgctaaaaagataaaattgaagGATAATGTGCACAGCCAAGAAAGAAAAGTTTTGGTCAACGAGAACAGTAAGGATGGTGATGTTCATAGAGACAAGAAACTGCGTGTATGTCATAATGAAGATGATGGGTTCAGAGGAAGTCAGAGTGGTGATCTTTTGAAAATAAGAAGTGTGGAATTGGGGGATAAAGAATATCTAACAGATACGAGCATCAAGAAGAATGGACAGCAGGTGAAGAAACCTATAGCAAAGATGCGTCTCACTATTGAAGATATAGATGAACTGAGAAAGGATTTAGGGTGTGAACAGCTGTCGATGGCTGCCACTTCAAGCTCTTCCAAGATTTCCGATTCCCGCAAAAAAAGGCTTAGCTATGCTGAGGTGAAAGGCTCGCCAGAGGAGTCGGTTTCTTCGTCTCCCATGAGGATGCTCTATCCAAACCAGGCGTCACCAATGATGACTGAAACTTCAGGGAAAGTCGATTTTAGGTTCAGGAGTGCTGGTGCAGTAAGCAGTGTGAAGAAACAGGAGATGGACAGGAGTTCTGAATTTGACACAGTTAGGAGGAGAAAATCTGGTCTAACCAATGACAATGGCTCGAAAATTTCAGATTCGAAGACCAAACTGAACAAAGAGACACCCATTGACGACAACCATCCTGCACCCAAACATGAAGCATTGAGTAACATGAGACATCCTCTCTCCAATGATCTCAGCCTCAAGTCtgttaaaaaaagtactgTTGTTGGTAAGAACAATGTCAGAAAATTGAAGGCCAGCAGAAGTGAGAAGCAATCTATACAGAGAGAAGGTGACAAGAATGATTTAGTATTGGATAATCCCTGCAGCAGCGGTGTTGTGCAGCAGAGCCATAAACATGATCCTCCAAGAAGAATAGAGCAAAGTTCCTGCGAGAAAGAACCGTGGAGCGGAAAGGTTCGCATTGATTTGCGTCAGGGAGACAAACAAGGCACAGTTCGTCCTAGCAAACTTGCATCAGGACCCGTGGGTCCCTTGAAAGGAAGTCCTTTGGACTCAAGACCCCATGATAATTCTGTAACTAGTGATACATCAAAGTCTCGAAAAGGCACTACTAACGAAAACACCGTTAATAAAGAAGCAGAGCAACAATCTTTGCATCTTGATGCAAGCCTTCGGAACAAGAATGTCTCTGGTGCTGTTGCATCTACTGCTTTGAAAGAAGCTGGAGACATCCTAAAAGAAGCAGAAGGACTTAGAAGTCATGCTGATCTAATTAAG ACCTCTGGCTTTACTTCTGAAAGTAATTATGAATACTTTAAAGCTGCCCTAAAGTTTCTTCATGGAGCTTCGCTTCTAGAAGCCTGCGATGCAGAGCCTATTAAACAGATGGAGATGAGTCCGATGCAAACGTATGGTGTTGCTGCCCAACTTTGCAA AACATGTGCAAGTGAATATGAAAAAGGCCATGAATTGGCCTTCGCTGCTTTGGCGTATAAATGCATGGAGGTGGCTTACCTGAAGGTAGTTTATTGCAAAAGCTCATCAGCTAGCAGATTTTGCCAAGATTTGCAATCGAGTCTGCAAATGATTCCTCAAG GTGAATCTCCGTCATCTTCTGCTTCTGATGTTGATAACTTAAATAATTTAGCAATGGCGGACAAGGCTGCATTGTCTAAAGGCAGTGGTCCTCATGCTGCAAATCATGTCATAGTGCCTCAAAACCGCCCCAACTTTGTCCGGCTGCTTGATTTT ACGAAAGATGTCAACTCTGCAATGGAAGCTGCCAAGAAATCGCAGGACGTGTTTGCAGCTGCCCACATCATACTAAAAAAATCCCAGAACAGAGATGCGATTGCTTCGATCAAGAGAGTTGTCGACTTCAGTTTTCAAGATGTACAGGAGCTCGTGCGTTTGGTAAGGCTCGCGTTTAACTCCAACCACCAAGGTCTTCGTGGCGATTGA